A region of Sandaracinaceae bacterium DNA encodes the following proteins:
- a CDS encoding patatin-like phospholipase family protein — translation MGKPRIAFVGSGGATKGVAHLGVLKAMEELALEPDIYVGASAGAIASAFYSQGFNATQLAEWARPFYQRRTAETNPLRARYFLGLPTMEQLGQPAYLSTGLFSIDRFERFMAEKLPKNDFRALDKDVFITAADIDGRGRVVFGRGHREDVPISQAVAASACVPLLFRPYRIGDRYYVDGELVRTLSIDLAVEAGADVVIISNVYRPHVIRPGQRSLVHQGGFSIGRQALNIVISEKEKRGIDLINRLYPHVTVLNVSADLGRFSFTSRANAKLLMTRGYREALRVLAAAKRRGMFDIASNVHTIGEA, via the coding sequence ATGGGTAAGCCTCGCATCGCGTTCGTTGGTTCAGGTGGAGCGACCAAGGGCGTCGCGCACCTGGGGGTCCTCAAGGCGATGGAGGAACTGGCCCTCGAACCCGACATCTACGTGGGCGCCTCGGCAGGCGCCATCGCGTCGGCGTTCTACTCGCAGGGCTTCAACGCGACGCAGCTCGCGGAGTGGGCGCGCCCGTTCTATCAGCGACGCACGGCCGAGACCAACCCGCTGCGCGCGCGCTACTTCCTCGGGCTCCCCACGATGGAGCAGCTCGGGCAGCCGGCCTACCTCAGCACAGGGCTGTTCTCCATCGATCGCTTCGAGCGCTTCATGGCCGAGAAGCTCCCCAAGAACGACTTCCGAGCTCTGGACAAGGACGTCTTCATCACCGCCGCGGACATCGACGGGCGTGGGCGTGTGGTGTTCGGGCGAGGGCACCGCGAGGACGTCCCCATCAGCCAGGCGGTCGCCGCCTCGGCCTGCGTCCCGCTCCTGTTCCGCCCGTATCGCATCGGCGATCGCTACTACGTGGACGGAGAGTTGGTCCGCACGCTCAGCATCGACCTCGCCGTAGAGGCGGGAGCCGACGTGGTCATCATCTCCAACGTGTACCGTCCGCACGTCATCCGGCCGGGCCAGCGTTCGCTGGTGCATCAGGGCGGGTTCTCCATCGGTCGCCAGGCGCTCAACATCGTCATCAGCGAGAAGGAGAAGCGGGGCATCGACCTGATCAACCGTCTCTACCCGCACGTGACGGTTCTCAACGTCTCGGCCGACCTCGGGCGCTTCTCGTTCACCTCGCGCGCCAACGCGAAGCTGCTCATGACGCGCGGCTACCGTGAGGCGTTGCGCGTGCTCGCGGCTGCCAAGCGGCGCGGGA